Below is a window of Nocardia asteroides DNA.
CATCGGCCGACAGACCAGGAGATCGCGATGAGCGCGGCCATCCGGCATCGCCACAGTGACCGCAGGCATTTCACCTCCTGGCCTATCCCGCCGGGCTGTCTCGGCCTGCTGACCGAGCGGGCGATGGCGCTCGGCGCGATCGTGCGTCCGGTCGACGACGCGGAACGAGCGCGGCTCGTGGTCGCCGCGCGCGCCGCGGCACGCACGCATGCCGCAGATCCCGACTATCGGTTCGAGACGGCGGTGTGGTCGGGGAGGCACGCGAGCTTCGACGGGGTCCCCGCCCGCAACATCCCGGCACCCCGGCCGGGCGACGAGCTGCCGGCCCGCACGTTCGCCGGCGCCGAACTGAACGACCCTGCCCGAGATGACGACCACGCCGAGGTGCTGCTGCTCGGCACCTCCTCCGACGACCGGATCTCCCGGCTGCGCGCGGGCGAGGCGATGAGCGCCGTCCTGCTGACCGCCACCAACATCGGATTGGCCACCTGCGCACTGACCGAGCCACTCGAGATTCCCGTCCAGCGGAACCAGCTCAGGTCCCGCATGCTCGGCGGCACCAGCTACCCGCAGGCCTTCATCCGGGTCGGTTGGGCGCCCACGAGCAGTGAACCGCTTCCCGCGACACCACGCCGTCCGGTCGGGGAGGTACTGCTCGACACCGAGACAGACCTCTGACGCGGGCCAACCAGCGGACCATCGGCGGCAACCACACGTGATCACCGCCGATGGTCCGCAAGTGTCGAATCGGGCCTGCGCGCAGCCCCGCCGCGGGTCGGGTGACCGGCGCGGTGGGGCCGAATCACCCTGGTGTGCCGACCTTCTCACAGTTCATCGGCGGGCGCCGTCGGCAGGTGCTGCGCGCAGATCGCGTCGACGAATTCGCCGACCGTCTGATCGGGCAGGCGGCGGGCGAGGTCGGCTTCGGTGATGATGCCGACGAGTCTTCCTTGCTCGGTGACCGGAAGCCGGCGAATCTGATGTTGCTCCATGACGGCGAGGGCGTCCTCGATGTCGACACCGACATCGAGGGTGACGAGCGCGTCTCCTTGTGCCAGTTCGCCGGCGGTGGTGGTCGCGGGGTTCTCGCCGAGCGCGACGACTTTCACGACGATGTCGCGGTCGGTGACGATCCCGACGGGATGCCCTTCGCCGTCACAGATCGGCAGCGCGCCGATGTCGAGCTGATGCATCCGGCGAGCAGCGTCGGCCATGGTGTCGCGCACGCTGATGAAGGCGACATCGGGGTGCATGACCGCTTCGGTGGTTGTCATGGCGTTCCTCCTGATTCGATGGTGTGAAAATGTCCGCGGCCGGTTCGGCTGAGCACCTGGCCGGCGGGGTCTCTCCGGATGTGCCCGAATCCGTGGGCACGTCCGAGCAGGCGGTCGATGCCGGTCGGCGCGGTGGTCGAGGGCGGAACGACGGTCACCGCGCAGCGGGTGTGCCACAGGGCGGTGCGCGCCATGCCGTGCAGGAATGGCCGTAGTGCCTGCGGATCTCGTGGCACGACGATCAGTTGGGCGGTGCCGCCGAATTTCTCGAGTGCGGTGCGCGCGTGCCCGAAGTAACTGAGCACGCTGATCCGGACGGTGGGAAAGCGTCGGCGTAGTTCGGTGATCGTTGCCTCGACGTCCGCGCCGTTTTCTGGCGAGGCGCGCACGACGGGCCGGGCGAGTTCGATCACGACTACATCGGTGGCACGCTCGTACGCGGCGCGCACGGCCGCTGCCAGTGCGTCGCCGGGACCGGAGCTCGCCGGATCGACGACGGCCAGCACCGGGCCGACCGCCGCTGCCGCGCAGGGCAGTGGCCGAACCACCGTGACGGGGCTGTGGGCCGCCGAGGCCACCGAGGTTGCCACCGAACCGAGCAGCCCCCACGCGGCCGAACCGCTGCCGACGCTGCCTACCACGACTTCGGACGCCGCCGCGGACAGCTCGATCAGGGCTGCCGCCGGATTTCCGCACAGGGTCAGCTCGGTGATGTCGGGGGGCGGCGCGGCCGACGTCCGGGCCCACCGATCGATGACCGACCGGTGGGCCTCGGCCAGGACGTCGGATCCGCGTGGCACGGAGGCGCGACGGCGCACGACATGGACCAGCCGCAACGGCGCGTGCCGGGCCTCTGCCGCGACCGCGGCCCACTGGGCGGCGCGGATCGCCGTCGGAGATCCGTCGACGGCGGCCACTACCGGGGCCTTGTCGATGTGCCGCCGGATCTCGTCATGCGCCGGTGCGTTCATCGTCTGCCGTCCGGAACAGCGGATACGCCCAGCTGCGTCGCCCAAGCGGTTGCCCGTTCGATCTCACCGGCACGCAACGGGCCGGTCATGTCTTCGACGAGGAAGTCCGCCGGTGCGTCGGCGAGCTGGTATCCGAGGCGACGCAGCCGCTTGCCGATACCTTTCGCCGCCGAACCGGGCAGCCAGGGTGGATGCGCGATCTTGGTCCCGAAGGCGGCGGCCGCGCGTGGTGCCGGCACCGGCAGCGCCGCGTCGAGCCATTCGCGGACCCCGATCTCGACGTCGACCGGTGCGTCGGTCTGCCCGGCCGCGTCCTCCCGGGTCGCGGCGCGGCTGAGACCGAAGGCATGCGTCGGGCCGCCCACGATCAGCAGGTCGACATCGGGTGCGGGGCGGTTCACGGCCTCGGTCACCGGGCACATCGACACCTCGAACCGCGGCTGCAGGCCGACCGCGACAGCTTCGGCGATCTCGGCGGTATTGCCGAACATCGATTCATACACGATCTGTGCGCGCATCAGTTCCATTCCTTCCAGCGCCGAGTGGTGCTGCCGGTCGGCAGCGGCGGGGCGCCCAGTGCGGCGACGACGACCGCCAGCATCACGCACACCGGTTGCAGCCAGGTCAGTTCTCGTAACAGCAACAGCTGCAACAGGATCCAGCCGATCAGCGCACACGCGGCGACCATGGTCGTCTGCGTCGTGCGCGGGTCGTCCTGGGCGGTGAGCGCGACGACGGTCATGGGCAGACCGACCACCAGGGCCAGCGCGACGCCGGCGACCACGGGGCTCTGCCACGGCAGCCGGCTCTCGGTCACCGGGCTCAGTGCGAGCACACCGGTGATCAGGCCGAGCGCGCCGGCGAATGCCCACGTCGCCAGCAAGCCCGCGATCAGGCACAGCACGGCTCGACGTGGGTCGAGCCGGCGCAGGTAGGTCGAGATCATGGTTACCAGCCTGGCGGTAAGGGCCGGGTCCAGGTCAGGGGCGAAGGTCCCGTACGCCGAGGACCCTCGGCCCGATCCGGTGACGTGCGGCAATCGGTTGTTTCCGACGTGGCGACCGCAGTCGCGGCCTTTGACGCCGAGACGAGTTGGTCGGCCCGGCGCGCCCGCAACGCCCTCCCGAATCACGGGCGAACCCGCGGACTGGTCAATCGTGGTGGACGACCATGACCGGGCATTCGGCGTGCTGCACGAGCCAGTTGCTGGTCGAGCCGAGCAGCAGACTCCGGAAACCGCCGCGTCCGCGGCTGCCGACGACCAGCAGTTGCGCGGTCTGGGACCAGCGCGCCAGGTTCTCGCGCGGGCCGAACAGCTCGATCTCGCGGCGCACGACGACATCGGGGAACTGTTCGGACCACCCGGCCAGCCGTTCGGCGAGCAGGGCCTCCTCGCCGACGGCGAAGTCCTCGATCGGCATCGCCAGGTAGCTGGTGCCGCCGAACTGTCCTTCCGACAGGTCGCTCCAGGCATGCACCGCGACGAGTTCGCTACGGCGCAGCGACGCTTCGGCGAACGCGGCGCCGACAGCGGGTTCACCGACGCTGCTGCCGTCCACACCGACGACGACGGGGCCGGTGCGCCGCTCCGGATCGGTCCCGCGCACGATCACCACCGCCCCACGCGCGTGCGCGGTCACCGCCAGCAGGGTCGAGCCCAGGTGCGCGAGCGATCCGGCCGAGGCCCGGACGCCGAGGACCGTCAGATGCGCGTGGATGGAGGCGTCGATCAGTGTGCGCGCGGGATTGCCGGTCGTGAGTTCGGTGGTGACCGTGATCGACGGTGCCACCGCGAGCGCGTCTTCGCGGGCGGCGGCCAGCATCTTCTCGGCGGCCAGCCGGATGTCCTGCATGGTGGCGTAGATGAACGCGTCGTAGGCGCTGCGTGGCGTCCGATCGGCGATCGGGTTGGCGCAGTGCACCAGGTGCAGGGCGCGCCCACGATCCGCGGCGGCGCGGGCCGCCCAGCGCAGGGCGGTGAGCGATCCCTCGGATCCGTCGATGCCGACGACGATCGCGGCCGAGGCCGTCAGATGAGGGTTGTCGGTGTATTCGGTCATGGTCGACTCCTGGGTCTGGGTGGGTTGTTGGGCTCGGGGTAATCGTCACGCGGACGAGACCGCGGATACGTCGACGGGATCGGCCCAGGCGGCGAACGCGACATCGAGGGAGTCGCCGAGCGTGAGGCTGGTGTCGACGACGACAGCGTCGACCCAGTCGGTGTCGGAGGCCGCCATCGCGTCGGCGATGTCGGCAGTCGCGTCGGAATCGCCACCCTGGCGCGCGCGAATCCGTCTGTGGGCGAGGTCGCGCGGACAGACGCACCGCAGGGTGACCAGTTCGGCGCAGACCTGCTCGGCCAGTGCGCGGGCGCCGCGTCGCTCCTCGTCACGAATCCAGCTGGCGTCGAGGATCACCGGGACTCCGCGGGCGAGCAATTCCCTCGCGCGATCGAACAGCGCGTCATATACCGCGGCCTTGGCGGTGGCGGAATACCGTCCGGCGCCGAATCTTCCGGTATCGCCGTCGATTTCTCCGCAGCGTGCGAGTTCCTTGCGGAGATGGTCGGTACCGAGGACCACCGATCCGGTCCGGTCGGCCAGGTGCGCGGCGAGGGTCGATTTCCCGGTGCCGGGCAGCCCTCCGATCAGCGTCAGGCGTACCGTCCCGGCCGCGAGGTGGTGCGCGGCGATGTCCAGGTGACCGCGTAGTCGCGCGCCGGCGCCGGTGTCGCCCTGGCCGGCGCGGATCAGATCGACTTTCGCGCGCACCATCGCTCGATAGGCGATGTAGTGGTCCACAAGCGAAGCGGGTACCGGATCATCGGTCACGCGAAAGTAGTCGGCGAGCAATCGCCGTGCCAAGTCGGGATGGCCGAGAAATTCGAAGTCCATGGCGAGGAAGGCGATGTCGTCGACCCGGTCGACATGGCGCAGATCGTCGTCGAAATCCAGGCAGTCGAGTACCCGGAAGCCGTCGGGTAGCTCGAAGATGTCCTCGGCGAGCAGATCGCCGTGCCCGTCGACGACGCGACCCTGGGCGATCCGGTCGGCGAACAGCGCGGCCCGGCCGTCGAGGTACCGCGTCGCACGGTGCTCGATCCGCGCGAGGACCATCGGATCGACCAGTTCGGTGGCGTCTCGCAACGGACCCAGCAGAGAGCGCCACCGCGCGCGCACGGCATCGCGGCCGCCCGCTCGATCGATCTCAGCGCTACGCTGCGCCGTGTCGTGGAAGCGGGCCAGCAGTTCGACGAGTGCGGTGAGGTCCGGCGCCGGGACCGCGTTCGCGGTTATAAGGACCGACAGCCGTCGCTGTTCCGGCATGCGGCGCATGACCAGAATCGGCTCGGCCGGTCCACCCTGCGGGTCGTCGAGGTGCGCCACCCCGAGATAGACATCCGGAGCCAGCCGGACGTTGAGCGCCAGTTCGCGCGCACAGGCTTCTTCCCGGAGCGCGGCGGAGCTGAAGTCGAGGAAGTCGGTTCGCACCGGCTTCTTCGATTTGTAGGCGCGCCCGCCACACAGCACCACCACGGCGGTATGGGTCTCGTGGACCTGCGCCGGGAGAGCGGCTGGGTTCATGAGGGCAGAACCAGCGAGGCGCCCGCGGTCGCGCCACCGTCGAGGACGAACTCCGAGCCGGTCGAGAACGTCGCCTCGGTGACGATGAACCCGACCATCGCGGCGACTTCCTCGGGCTCACCGAAGCGCGGAAGGGGTTGGCTCGCGGCGATACCCGGGTCCATCTGCGCGGTCATGGGGGTGTGGATGGGGCCCGGATGCACCGAGCAGACCCGGATGCCCGCGCCACCGAGTTCCAGCGCGGCGGCTTTGGTCAGGCCACGCAGGGCCCATTTGCTGGCGACGTAGCCGGCGATGCCGGAGTACCCGATGAGGCCCGCCGTGGACGACACGTTGACGATGACCCCGCCGCCCGCGGTTCGCAGCAACGGTGCGGCCAAGTGCATGCCGAGCCAGGAACCGACGAGGTTCACGTCGAGGACGTGGCGGAACCGCGACGGCGATTCGGTTTCCACGCCGCCGAAGTCGACGATGCCCGCGTTGTTGATCAACACCGCGAGCGGACCGAAGTTCGCTTCCGCGTCGTCGAGTACGAGTCGCCATTCGTCCTCGTCGGTGACGTCGAGGTGGCGGAACATGGCCTGGGGTCCGAGCGCGTCGGCGGTGGCGCGTCCTTCGTGCTCGAGCAGATCGGCGACGACGACACCGGCACCGGCCTTGACGAGGGTGCGCGCGACGGCCGCGCCGATGCCACGTGCGCCGCCGGTGACGACGACGCTGCGTCCGTGGAGATCAGTCATGATGACAGTCCTTTCGGGGTGGAGTCGAGAACGGGGTTCAGGCCGGGGAATGCGCCAGCGCGTGGTCGAGCAGGACCCGGCGTTCGGCGGCCGCGACG
It encodes the following:
- a CDS encoding flavodoxin family protein is translated as MRAQIVYESMFGNTAEIAEAVAVGLQPRFEVSMCPVTEAVNRPAPDVDLLIVGGPTHAFGLSRAATREDAAGQTDAPVDVEIGVREWLDAALPVPAPRAAAAFGTKIAHPPWLPGSAAKGIGKRLRRLGYQLADAPADFLVEDMTGPLRAGEIERATAWATQLGVSAVPDGRR
- a CDS encoding CBS domain-containing protein, producing MTTTEAVMHPDVAFISVRDTMADAARRMHQLDIGALPICDGEGHPVGIVTDRDIVVKVVALGENPATTTAGELAQGDALVTLDVGVDIEDALAVMEQHQIRRLPVTEQGRLVGIITEADLARRLPDQTVGEFVDAICAQHLPTAPADEL
- a CDS encoding universal stress protein; this translates as MTEYTDNPHLTASAAIVVGIDGSEGSLTALRWAARAAADRGRALHLVHCANPIADRTPRSAYDAFIYATMQDIRLAAEKMLAAAREDALAVAPSITVTTELTTGNPARTLIDASIHAHLTVLGVRASAGSLAHLGSTLLAVTAHARGAVVIVRGTDPERRTGPVVVGVDGSSVGEPAVGAAFAEASLRRSELVAVHAWSDLSEGQFGGTSYLAMPIEDFAVGEEALLAERLAGWSEQFPDVVVRREIELFGPRENLARWSQTAQLLVVGSRGRGGFRSLLLGSTSNWLVQHAECPVMVVHHD
- a CDS encoding bifunctional aminoglycoside phosphotransferase/ATP-binding protein produces the protein MNPAALPAQVHETHTAVVVLCGGRAYKSKKPVRTDFLDFSSAALREEACARELALNVRLAPDVYLGVAHLDDPQGGPAEPILVMRRMPEQRRLSVLITANAVPAPDLTALVELLARFHDTAQRSAEIDRAGGRDAVRARWRSLLGPLRDATELVDPMVLARIEHRATRYLDGRAALFADRIAQGRVVDGHGDLLAEDIFELPDGFRVLDCLDFDDDLRHVDRVDDIAFLAMDFEFLGHPDLARRLLADYFRVTDDPVPASLVDHYIAYRAMVRAKVDLIRAGQGDTGAGARLRGHLDIAAHHLAAGTVRLTLIGGLPGTGKSTLAAHLADRTGSVVLGTDHLRKELARCGEIDGDTGRFGAGRYSATAKAAVYDALFDRARELLARGVPVILDASWIRDEERRGARALAEQVCAELVTLRCVCPRDLAHRRIRARQGGDSDATADIADAMAASDTDWVDAVVVDTSLTLGDSLDVAFAAWADPVDVSAVSSA
- a CDS encoding Acg family FMN-binding oxidoreductase codes for the protein MDRGLPDDNTVKAVLALAGRAPSVHNVQPWRWRITGRAVHLYLDQERALPATDPDQRDLLLSCGAALHHLTVAFAATGWAAVVHRLPDPQQPDHLASVTLVGHRPTDQEIAMSAAIRHRHSDRRHFTSWPIPPGCLGLLTERAMALGAIVRPVDDAERARLVVAARAAARTHAADPDYRFETAVWSGRHASFDGVPARNIPAPRPGDELPARTFAGAELNDPARDDDHAEVLLLGTSSDDRISRLRAGEAMSAVLLTATNIGLATCALTEPLEIPVQRNQLRSRMLGGTSYPQAFIRVGWAPTSSEPLPATPRRPVGEVLLDTETDL
- a CDS encoding universal stress protein, translated to MNAPAHDEIRRHIDKAPVVAAVDGSPTAIRAAQWAAVAAEARHAPLRLVHVVRRRASVPRGSDVLAEAHRSVIDRWARTSAAPPPDITELTLCGNPAAALIELSAAASEVVVGSVGSGSAAWGLLGSVATSVASAAHSPVTVVRPLPCAAAAVGPVLAVVDPASSGPGDALAAAVRAAYERATDVVVIELARPVVRASPENGADVEATITELRRRFPTVRISVLSYFGHARTALEKFGGTAQLIVVPRDPQALRPFLHGMARTALWHTRCAVTVVPPSTTAPTGIDRLLGRAHGFGHIRRDPAGQVLSRTGRGHFHTIESGGTP
- a CDS encoding SDR family oxidoreductase, with the protein product MTDLHGRSVVVTGGARGIGAAVARTLVKAGAGVVVADLLEHEGRATADALGPQAMFRHLDVTDEDEWRLVLDDAEANFGPLAVLINNAGIVDFGGVETESPSRFRHVLDVNLVGSWLGMHLAAPLLRTAGGGVIVNVSSTAGLIGYSGIAGYVASKWALRGLTKAAALELGGAGIRVCSVHPGPIHTPMTAQMDPGIAASQPLPRFGEPEEVAAMVGFIVTEATFSTGSEFVLDGGATAGASLVLPS